A single Biomphalaria glabrata chromosome 2, xgBioGlab47.1, whole genome shotgun sequence DNA region contains:
- the LOC129924805 gene encoding uncharacterized protein LOC129924805, protein MRGQKNRSPSRRILESDLMKKGVNENIRGYNTLGNLETNCFRSGIEKRNESPEKTNAPKKFRNTKHSEDSCSEEVGDVSEDDESSSHPPCRQSLSTLSSEGVLSEEDMTSDRSGHQDGSGDNGLLSTGSAENLQAELTKFTNIPDGLSDREKTVRKMKNKVNSPDRIFEKCDTETSSSSDECSDMTVSSTMHKTRSLETSAHW, encoded by the exons ATGAGGGGACAGAAGAATAGAAGCCCCTCCAGAAGGATTCTTGAATCTGATTTGATGAAGAAAGGAGTTAATGAAAACATTAGAGGATACAATACTCTAGGAAATTTAGAGACCAACTGTTTCCGAAGtggaatagaaaaaagaaatgagtcACCAGAGAAGACCAATGCTCCGAAGAAGTTTAGAAATACAAAG CACTCTGAAGATTCATGCTCTGAAGAAGTAGGAGACGTTAGTGAGGATGATGAATCAAGTAGCCACCCTCCCTGTCGTCAGTCTCTCTCAACTCTCAGTTCTGAAGGTGTGTTGTCTGAGGAGGACATGACTAGCGATCGCTCTGGTCATCAAGATGGCAGTGGTGATAATGGCTTGTTGTCTACGGGTAGTGCAGAAAATTTACAAGCAGAGTTGacaaagtttacaaatataCCTGATGGGTTGTCTGACAGGGAGAAGACTGTCAGGAAGATGAAGAATAAAGTCAACTCCCCTGACAGAATATTTGAA aaaTGTGATACAGAAACTAGTTCAAGTTCTGATGAATGCTCTGACATGACTGTCTCATCAACTATGCACAAAACAAGATCTCTAGAAACTAGTGCACACTGGTAG